The following DNA comes from Acipenser ruthenus chromosome 58, fAciRut3.2 maternal haplotype, whole genome shotgun sequence.
agaggcGGGGGAGGGGAgacaagcaggttaagtgacttgctcagggtcacacacacacagagtgagtcagtggctgagccagaaACCtgctggtaacaagcccctttctctaagcacagtgtaataaagcacactgAAGGCATGAGACAGCAACATGCAGAAAATTGTATTCCACATGagggcaaaaaatatatataaattaaataaatgcattttcttgTCCGGGTCCTGCACTGTTGGAGGAGTTCGACAGGGGGCGCTGATTAACAGCGCGGCCACAGGAAGACGGCGTGTGTCACTGAAAGGCTGTGATGACGTGATAGTGCGATAATGGAATACTGTGATGTGATTGGCGGAATGAAGCGGGGCGGGGCCGGGCAGGGAGGAGCGTATTTCAGTCGAATTTATGAGGAAGATTCGagttttctttaatttattttcgACCAGTTTCGCCTTTGTGAGTGAAGTAGTAAACACCGAAACTGCGTGCGTGAGAGTATTTATTTAGTATCTGGGATATAATTCGCTAATGTATCTGTACCGTATTATTAATAAACGTGTTGATTAGATACCGCTGAGATTTTTCTTAAACTAACTCACAgggcgtgtttttttttgtgtaagtCGACATAACAAGATGAGACCGGTGGTATCCCACACTGCTAAAGATAAGATGGATTTCAGcatctccgtgtcgttctttcaagacgagctcgcctctaccatcgagcacgcagtgaaagcggctgtagacaccgtcttgtgccaaatcacaaaagttgtcggcggcaaattcactgaattccgaatggaaatggccgAAAGTGCCAAAGAAAACTCTGCCCTCAAACTCAAATTGCAGAGATACATGGAAGCCGCGGAGAGGAGCGTTGCAAAACGAGATCCGCCGGACGTGCGACAGGAAAACAGCAACACGACCGGCTCCGGGGCGGGCTTGAGTCAGAGTTCCCCGGCTTCGCTGTTCGGCGAACCCGCGATTGATCCGGCGGCTCACGGCGTTCTCGATCCCCCGCCGTGTTGTTTTCAATCCAAACGGGAGCACACGGTTCAGGCGATGCGGGGCAGACCGGAGCATGCGAGCGGCGCTCAGCTTGATCTCAGCAAATCCACCCGAGACGTGCTGGCCGGCTTTCAGCAGTGTGGACACGGCGAGGAGGAGTGGGAAGGTGACTGTGGGGTAACAGTACGAGGTACGTTTATTTATCGAGGGAATTAGATtcgggggttttaaaaaataggtAGGTTCTCGTATATAATGTGTGGCGTCCCTTTTTAGAGGAAAGGGACTAAACATTATTGCTGTGGAGAAATTGTAACCCTAGAGAAAAtaacagggctgggaatcagactcctatcgcacagcagtgtgatccagtccaggttttacggctaccagcttgatcagcccccattGTGTctcgctaacaagctcaggtgtgtctgattattaaactcccagtgaaaccaggactggatcacactgctgtgcagcgggagtctcatttCTATCCCTGGTATGGCACACAACATTTTTTCGATTGTGGGGCTTCTAATGACGTCACAGTCTTTAAATACTACTTCTCCCATGTTTATTAAACTATTATTTGCTCATTTTtactctacagctgtggccaaacgttttgcatcacccccctctatatagaataaactaattttgcttcatagagtccaatgaaagctgctgaataatgttcccttgttaacatattgaattccaccccctctatatagaatgaactccctcagcttcatagagtccaatgaaagctgctgaataatgttcccttgttaacatattgaattccaccccctctatatagaatgaactccctcagcttcatagagtccaatgaaagctgctgaataatgttcccttgttaacatattgaattccacccctctatatagaatgaactccctcagcttcatagagtccaatgaaagctgctgaataatgttcccttgttaacatattgaattccaccccctctatatagaatgaactccctcagcttcatagagtccaatgaaagctgctgaataatgttcccttgttaacactttgaattccaccccctctgtATACATACCGTTTTtgtaattgtctcaatcctaaaattctcggCACAGTTTTCTGCTGTAACTCTTGATGGCTAAGCAGTTGTGTTTCTTTTCGTTCTAGACACGGTTGAACTGTCTCACCCCGGACCGAAGCTGCTGAAAGAACGCGTCTCTGAGTTGGAGTCCGTCCTCAAAGACGATGAGATAGAGCCCATGTACATCACTGCTGACGGCATTTACTCCAAACCACTGCTGTGCCTCCACGGGCTAAACTACTGCGTGGAGTGCCAGGAGAGCTATCTGACctccctccagcagggggcagcagcaGAGAAACCACACCAGTGCCCAGACTGCGGCAAACGCTTCAAACAGCCCGGCCATCTCAAAACTCACCGGCAGGTTCACTCCTCCGTGGAAAAGGTCTTCTCCTGCGgagactgtgggaagagtttcaaccAACTGGTCAAGCTGAGAcaacaccagcgcattcacaccggagagaagccgtatcagtGCTCGGAGtgcgggaagagcttcagtcgGCTGGACAAGCTGAAGCAGCACCATCGGATCCACACGGGCGAGAGGCCCTTCCACTGCGgagactgtgggaagagtttcaaccAGCTGGTCAAACTGCAGcagcaccagcgcattcacactggagagaagccctATCTGTGCACAGCGTGCGGGAAGAGGTTCAGCCGGCTGGATAAGATGAAGCAGCACCAGCGTGTACACAAGGGGGCGCTGGAGAGCGGGGAGCGCGCGTCCTCCAGCCAGGACCCCAGCAACGCGCAGTGAGGGGTTCAGAGGAGCGCGGTCTCCTTTTTGAATGGATGTTTCACTGCTGCAGCTGTGATGGGAGCTGTGGGAGATGGAGTTGAGCGAGGAGGGGAGGGGTAGaaaccaggactagaggacacGGTTTGGAAACGAAGTGCAGTTAAATCACCTACAGTTTTAGGATTATAGCGCTGGGATGAACGTGGAATTTTTTGGGTATTCGTTTTTAAGATTTAGATATTCCTTTTTTTCTCAACGTGATCGAAGCCGTTGTACGGAACGCTGTgttttaaagttgaaaaatatcccagaagtaagTCAGGCTTTCCTTCACCCTGCTGAATTAACTACAAGACAAAGCAAGCGCTTTCTTTTTTTCGTTATTGTGTGTTTTGAAGTACAAGCAAAGCTGAATCCTTGCCATTGTCGTGTCTTCGCGATAACCAGAGTGGTCATAGTCGTGTTTATGAAGCGAAATgggttaattctacagggtgatgatgCAGAACATTCAGCCACagctctctatctctctatctgtctctatctatctctgtctctatctctgtgtctcctctctctctcgctctctctccccctcacactctctctctgccctctctcccctccccctcctctctgctctctctcctctcacatcctctctcccctccccctcctctctgctcttctcccctctcctgtGACacactctcccctccccctcctctctgctctctctcctctctctgccctctctcccctccccctcctctctgctctctctcctctcacatcctctctcccctccccctcctctctgctcttctcccctctcctgtGACacactctcccctccccctcctctctgctctctctcctctctctgccctctctcccctccccctcctctctgctctctctcctctctctgccctctctcccctccccctcctctctgctcttctctcctctcATGTGACACacactctcccctccccctcctctccctgctcgctctctctctgccctttcctccctccctctctcacatcctctctctccctctcctctgcctctctccccctcacactctctctccctctctctccccctctgtctctctcctctccccctcacactctctctccctctctctccccctctgtctctctcctctccccctcacactctctctccctctctctccccctctgtctctctcctctctccccctcacactcttctcgccctctctctctcccctctcactctctctctctaatatatatatatatatatatatatatatatatatatatatatatatatatatatatatatatatatatatatatatataaacacacaaggTACATTTTGCAATCTCTTTTAACCCAATCAAGTTCCAAATTCATTCATCTGAATCAAAGTGAACCCGTCGTGTTTGTCATTTGACACGTTCCGTTTAGACTCCTCGTTTTGCGCTTCACAAAGTCACAGGACTTGGTTAAAGAGAGCGTCTCAATAACAGGGAGGCGATACCACTTCAGAAACATgctccaaattattattattatttaaaaaatagctcCTCCTCAAACGAGAGCAATGGAACGCAATGGCTTCAAGATAAACAGAGTAGAGTAAATATAAGAATGAAAAAGTGACACGTTCACCTTCAGAGTGgaatacagacacagacactgtgggtgcatgtgtgtgtgtgtgattttatatatataatttgtcattttgtagtttttttaaatgttttttttaagtgtataaactgttttaataaaagtCTAGATAATGGAGGGGCTGACCTATTTTCTTGCGTTGAAAATGACAGCAAAATATTTGAGAAACGTTTAGACTACAAGTCTTTCTGAATGTATTTGACTGACGTGTTTGTTTTTAAGCAGCTTGTGATGTCATCTTTTAATTAATTGACCTGTTTTCATGTTTTGAAGTCTTGTGTCCGGTTCTGGTCTCCGCAATACAAGAGCAGTCAGGTTTGACCCCAGCACAGCTTCGAGGAACATGAAAATAGTCTTGAGTGAACCGAATGGGAAtggaaactacagctcccagcatgcctctgcactggcTGGAACAGggagggatgatgggagctgtagttcttttaaaATCTCTGCAGCAGCTGACAAACCCTATATCCTAAAACTGAACACCTGGGAGCTGTGGTTCTTTATAGAGGTTGGAGATGGAGGTGAGGGTATGATTTTAAGTGTTTAAAATCTCTGAAGGAGCTGACAGACCCCTGCAGGCCAGACTTTAATCACAGAATCCAGGACCGGAGACGCACAGTGTGGAGATGAAGTGAGGAGACTGAGGGAAGAGACATgtcttcacacacagagagagagagagagagagaggaggggaggggatggaatgggctgtctagtcatgttgttgaggcagaatcactgggatcctttaagatccgaCTTGACAAAGGAAAgtgtctctcccctccccctcttgtgtgactctctctctgtcctttcctccctccccctctcacatcctctctcccctccccctcctctctgctctctctctgccctctctcccctcctctctgccctctctcccctccccctcctctctctcccctccccctccccctctgctctctctcctctctctgccctctcccctccccctctgctctctctcctctctctgccctctctcccctccccctcctctcctctctctgccctctctcccctccccctcctctcctctctctgccctctctcccctccccctcctctcccctccccctcctctctgctctctctctgccctctctcccctccccctcctctctgctccccctcctctctgctctctctctgccctctctcccctccccctcctctctgctctctctcctctctctgccctctctcccctccccctcttctcctctctctgccctctctcccctccccctcctctcctctctctgctccccctcctatctcctctctctctgccctctctcccctccccctcctcgcTGCTCTTCTCTCCTCTCATGTGACACacactctcccctccccctcctctccctgctcgctcgctctctctgccctttcctccctccccctctcacatcctctctctctcccctccccctccatcATCTCATCTTTCCTgtctacccctctctctctctctctctctctctctctctctctctctctctctctctctctctctctctctctctctctctctctctgtgtaagacacacaaatacacagagaggtgtggtaaagctttgtcaagggaaagtgtgtttgaaaacaaacagtggagatTCGTACAGGCTTCCGAGGCCACAGCAAAAACACTCTTATTTCTGTTCAAATCTATGAATGTGTTTGTCATTTACTACAGAGTTAAAGTAACAATCTGTTTCTTTCTAATTATCCCTTCAGGCATCGCAGTCTTGAGTCCATTTATTATCTCATTTGATTTCTTATAAATCTACACGTTATCGCATTGTGTTCGTTTTCTGTAGAGCGTTGAACTCTtggttcattttctttattgtgtTTGAGAGGCGATTCTCTATTCTTTAATATAACATTTACTGTTACATTTTTTCTGGTAAATACACCACAGACTAGCAACgggcaaacgttttgcatcagcACCCTGTTACTTATTCTGATAAAACaaatttcacatttatttatttatttaaatcactcTGTTAGTTTTTACtacttaaaaaatgtgacatttcggaaaacatgaaatactgctgtaaTTTTTTTgggtgatataattttgtagcttctttgattacatgatgttaaataaaagatctaaattatgttcatattttttatttttttttctgatgctgTCTCAATCCTCTAATTGTAGGTGATGCAGGACATTTGTCCATCGCTGTACTGCAAGGACTCTCTCCTTACACAGCAAGGCAGTCCAGCCAGCCTCTGTGAGAGGATTGGAAACTCTTCAATACAGATGGGCTTGATagatgaacataagaaagtttccaaacgagaggaggccccattcagcccatcttgctcgtttggttgttagtagcttattgatcccagaatctcatcaagcagcttcttgaaggatcccagggtgtcagcttcaacaacattactggggagttggttccagactcccacaattctctgtgaaaaGCTGCTCTCTCCTCAAAGGGTAACAGATTctagtaaatgtgctccctccTGAAATTATTTAGAAATGTTTCTATGACAGAAAACGTTGCCTCCTGTATTAATATTCACTGAAAAAAACTCCCCGTccactctctcctcccctccccctctttttgctttctcctcccctctccctctttctgctctctcccctccccctctctccactcactctctcctctcccctccccctctttcctctctcttctCCACCCCGTCTCTTCTCTtgtcactctctcctctcctctccaccccctctccactctcctctcccctccccctctctcctccaccccctctcctctctcggTTCTCTTCTTTCTCTCCCTGTTTCtgccctcctctctcctctctcctctcccccctctcgtCTCTCCTCTCTGCCCAGTGAACGCTGTGATAACGCAGGTGAAGTGCAGCTCATGACTCTAAAGATGAGGAGACTGCAAACTGACCCTGATAGACTTTTATAAGAGGATCCCCAGGGTGCCGTCAGAGCTgctgagtgtgtgcgtgtgtctgtctgtctgtgactgagtgtgtgtgtctgtctgtctgtaactgagtgtgtgtgtgtgtgtgtgtctgtctgtctgtgactgtgtgtgtctgtttgtctgtctgtaactgagtgtgtgtgtgtctgtctgtctgtgactgtgtgtgtgtgtgtctgtttgtctgtgactgtgtgtgtgtgtgtgtttgtctgtctgtaactgagtgtgtgtgtctgtgtctatctgtgtctatgagtgtgtgtgtctgtgactgtgtgtgtctgtgtctgtctatctgtgtgtgtgtgtgtgtgtgtctgtgactgagtgtctgtgtctgtgagtgtgtgtgtgtgtgtctctactCCTAGTAACAGCACAGCTTCATTCAGAgagctgtctcagtgtgtgtctgtgtgtccgtaTCTCTGTGTCGCTTCACTCAGTACATGAAGGAGGATCACGATGCGTTCATGTTCAATGAGatcagtgagtct
Coding sequences within:
- the LOC131724943 gene encoding zinc finger protein 501-like; this encodes MRPVVSHTAKDKMDFSISVSFFQDELASTIEHAVKAAVDTVLCQITKVVGGKFTEFRMEMAESAKENSALKLKLQRYMEAAERSVAKRDPPDVRQENSNTTGSGAGLSQSSPASLFGEPAIDPAAHGVLDPPPCCFQSKREHTVQAMRGRPEHASGAQLDLSKSTRDVLAGFQQCGHGEEEWEGDCGVTVRDTVELSHPGPKLLKERVSELESVLKDDEIEPMYITADGIYSKPLLCLHGLNYCVECQESYLTSLQQGAAAEKPHQCPDCGKRFKQPGHLKTHRQVHSSVEKVFSCGDCGKSFNQLVKLRQHQRIHTGEKPYQCSECGKSFSRLDKLKQHHRIHTGERPFHCGDCGKSFNQLVKLQQHQRIHTGEKPYLCTACGKRFSRLDKMKQHQRVHKGALESGERASSSQDPSNAQ